One segment of Niabella beijingensis DNA contains the following:
- a CDS encoding phosphopantetheine-binding protein, which yields MEKEQLKQQVKEQIIKFLNLNNVKPEDIKDEEPLFGEGLGLDSIDSIELIVMLSREYGINIQDPKEGRKILTTVNTMVDYIEQHRTK from the coding sequence ATGGAAAAAGAACAACTGAAACAACAGGTAAAAGAACAGATCATAAAGTTCCTGAACCTGAATAATGTCAAACCCGAGGACATCAAGGATGAGGAGCCGCTGTTTGGCGAAGGGCTTGGCCTGGATTCGATCGACTCTATCGAGCTCATCGTAATGCTTTCCCGGGAATACGGCATCAACATCCAGGATCCCAAGGAAGGCCGGAAAATACTGACCACCGTTAATACGATGGTCGATTATATCGAACAGCATCGTACAAAATAA
- a CDS encoding ORF6N domain-containing protein — MQLTVIQQKICEIRGQHVMMDYDPAELYQIDTRQLKESVRRNRKRFPEGFMTALTKRGIRCFTVAICDLKAFPCY, encoded by the coding sequence ATGCAATTAACTGTTATTCAGCAAAAAATTTGCGAAATAAGAGGTCAGCACGTAATGATGGATTACGATCCCGCTGAACTCTATCAGATCGACACCAGGCAGCTGAAGGAGTCTGTACGGAGAAACAGGAAACGCTTTCCGGAGGGTTTTATGACTGCGCTTACAAAAAGAGGAATACGATGCTTTACGGTCGCAATTTGTGACCTTAAAGCATTTCCCTGCTATTGA
- a CDS encoding ABC transporter permease — protein MQFFSIFRQPAWKRLRKNKGAVIGLYVILFSALVAIFCYFLAQDASPNANRIILEIGGAKPGWKQSFLKVKKEQAPPAAGFFQRLVSGSPDRWDYIPITAHHYTADSIIVEKYIDEGVTERLGFAKSLLAPVPLETKTFWLGTDSYGRDILSRLIVGTRVSLSVGMITVLISISIGLILGSLAGYYRGRVDEIIMWFINVIWSIPTLLLVFAITLALGKGFWQVFIAVGLTMWVNVARLVRGQVLAVRELEYIEATKALGFKNARIIAGHIWPNIMGPVLVIAAANFASAIVIEAGLSFLGVGVQPPQPSWGLMIKENYNFIITQNPMLALAPGFAIMILVLAFNLFGNGLRDALNVRGKL, from the coding sequence ATGCAATTCTTCTCAATATTCCGTCAGCCGGCCTGGAAACGGCTCAGAAAAAACAAGGGGGCGGTTATTGGTTTGTATGTGATCCTTTTTTCGGCCCTTGTGGCGATCTTCTGTTATTTCCTGGCGCAGGACGCTTCCCCCAATGCCAACCGGATCATCCTGGAAATAGGGGGTGCCAAACCCGGCTGGAAACAATCCTTCCTCAAAGTAAAAAAAGAACAGGCACCGCCCGCTGCCGGTTTTTTTCAACGGCTGGTCAGCGGCAGCCCGGACCGCTGGGACTATATTCCGATCACAGCACATCACTATACCGCAGACAGTATCATTGTAGAAAAGTATATTGACGAAGGCGTCACGGAACGGCTTGGGTTTGCAAAATCCCTGCTGGCCCCCGTACCCCTGGAAACAAAAACATTCTGGCTGGGTACCGACAGCTACGGCCGGGACATTTTAAGCCGGCTGATCGTAGGCACAAGAGTCAGTTTAAGTGTGGGAATGATTACCGTGCTTATTTCCATCAGCATCGGACTGATACTGGGATCACTGGCCGGATATTATCGCGGCCGGGTCGATGAAATCATTATGTGGTTCATCAATGTGATCTGGAGCATTCCCACCCTGCTGCTGGTGTTTGCGATCACGCTGGCACTGGGAAAAGGATTCTGGCAGGTATTTATTGCAGTAGGACTTACCATGTGGGTAAACGTGGCACGGCTTGTAAGAGGGCAGGTACTCGCGGTAAGAGAACTGGAATACATCGAAGCAACAAAGGCGCTTGGTTTTAAAAATGCCCGCATCATTGCAGGTCATATCTGGCCCAATATTATGGGTCCTGTACTGGTTATTGCAGCAGCAAATTTTGCGTCCGCGATCGTTATTGAAGCCGGACTGAGTTTTTTAGGTGTGGGGGTACAACCGCCGCAACCCAGCTGGGGGCTGATGATCAAAGAGAACTACAATTTCATCATTACTCAAAACCCAATGCTGGCACTGGCTCCGGGCTTCGCGATCATGATCCTTGTGCTGGCCTTTAATCTTTTCGGAAACGGACTGCGGGATGCGCTGAACGTAAGAGGAAAACTGTGA
- a CDS encoding sensor histidine kinase, producing MFDPKNLSPRKLSFYTALGLATPISIVDYVLEQKWQPAVVSFFVVLVGGYLLVSFVLERFIYRKIKVIYKFIYQTKATRRQETYYKYILPKKSLDEVAVDVETWAQENQQKVATLQANEEFRREFLQNLSHEFKTPVFAIQSYVETLLSGDMVDPVISRKFLEKTATNVERLTNLLQDLDEISSLERGEITIVKRNFVIQDLLKDSFEGISIKAEQKNIHFSIKKGCEAPIMVNADKEKIRQVVINLLENAIKYGKVNGSIKAGIYKTDDKRILVEISDDGVGIAEKSLPRIFERFFRTETGRSMDVTGSGLGLAICKHIIEAHQQTIHIRSTEGVGTTIGFTLAAKKD from the coding sequence ATGTTTGACCCTAAAAACCTTTCTCCCAGAAAATTATCCTTCTATACAGCGCTTGGACTGGCCACGCCTATCAGTATTGTCGACTATGTGCTGGAGCAGAAGTGGCAACCCGCGGTGGTCTCCTTTTTTGTGGTGCTTGTTGGTGGTTATCTTTTGGTGAGCTTTGTGCTGGAGCGTTTTATCTACCGCAAGATCAAAGTTATTTATAAGTTCATCTACCAGACAAAAGCCACCCGCCGGCAGGAGACCTATTATAAATACATCCTCCCCAAAAAAAGCCTGGATGAGGTAGCTGTTGATGTGGAAACCTGGGCACAGGAAAACCAGCAAAAAGTGGCCACCCTTCAGGCAAATGAAGAATTCCGAAGGGAATTCCTGCAAAATCTTTCCCATGAATTCAAAACCCCTGTTTTTGCGATACAAAGCTATGTGGAGACCCTTTTGAGCGGTGATATGGTAGATCCCGTTATCAGCCGGAAGTTCCTGGAAAAAACAGCCACCAATGTGGAACGGCTGACCAACCTGCTGCAGGACCTGGATGAGATCTCCAGCCTGGAACGCGGTGAGATCACTATTGTAAAACGGAATTTTGTGATCCAGGACCTGCTGAAGGATTCATTCGAAGGCATATCGATCAAGGCAGAACAGAAAAATATCCACTTCAGCATAAAAAAAGGGTGTGAGGCCCCCATCATGGTGAACGCTGATAAGGAAAAGATCCGGCAGGTAGTGATCAATCTGCTGGAAAATGCCATTAAGTACGGGAAGGTGAACGGGAGCATTAAGGCGGGTATTTACAAAACAGATGATAAGCGGATCCTGGTAGAGATCAGCGATGACGGAGTGGGTATTGCTGAAAAAAGTCTTCCCCGGATCTTTGAACGCTTTTTCCGTACGGAAACGGGCCGCAGTATGGACGTTACCGGCAGCGGGCTGGGACTGGCCATCTGCAAACATATTATTGAAGCCCATCAGCAAACCATCCATATCCGCAGTACGGAGGGGGTAGGTACTACTATTGGGTTTACACTGGCAGCCAAGAAGGATTGA
- a CDS encoding beta-ketoacyl-[acyl-carrier-protein] synthase family protein, with amino-acid sequence MGRILVTGLGLISAIGDSVAANRQALAAGNSGIGAATYLESKYAALLPFGEIKKSTETLLEALPGSYPEVTRTDLIALHAMKEAIADAGLSAAQLRDRSTAFISASTVGGMCLTDKMYADANATEANNSPFLGSYSNSASTLFLQSFFTIGGIVNTFNTACSSSANAIMYGARLLQNGLAERAIVGGTDSLAKFTINGFNALMILSNEPCRPFDSARKGLNLGEAGGFIVLEKEEHITPSHTVYAELKGFGNNNDAYHPSSTSENADGPFLCMQGALQTAGLEPGAIDFINAHGTATENNDETESVAMLRLFDQVPAFASTKSYTGHTLGAAGAVEAIYSILNLYHQEVYPSLNFETPVEKTGLTPVLSYQQRPLRHVMSNSFGFGGNCSSLIFGRY; translated from the coding sequence TTGGGCAGGATTTTAGTTACCGGTCTGGGTCTTATTTCTGCAATCGGCGATTCTGTAGCGGCAAACCGGCAGGCGCTCGCAGCCGGCAATTCCGGTATCGGCGCAGCCACTTACCTGGAATCAAAATATGCCGCATTGCTTCCCTTCGGGGAAATAAAGAAAAGCACGGAGACCCTTCTGGAAGCCCTTCCGGGCAGCTATCCGGAGGTAACACGCACCGATCTGATCGCCCTGCATGCGATGAAGGAAGCCATTGCCGATGCAGGGTTGTCTGCTGCACAGTTGCGCGACCGTTCTACTGCTTTTATCAGCGCCAGCACTGTGGGGGGCATGTGTCTTACAGACAAAATGTATGCAGATGCCAATGCTACGGAAGCCAACAACAGCCCCTTCCTGGGCTCCTATTCCAATAGTGCCAGCACACTTTTTTTGCAATCCTTCTTTACGATCGGGGGTATCGTCAACACGTTCAATACAGCCTGTTCTTCTTCCGCCAATGCCATTATGTATGGCGCACGCCTGTTGCAGAACGGGTTGGCAGAACGGGCCATTGTAGGCGGCACCGACAGTCTTGCGAAGTTCACGATCAATGGCTTTAATGCGCTGATGATCCTTTCCAATGAGCCCTGCCGGCCTTTTGATAGTGCCCGTAAGGGGCTGAACCTGGGTGAAGCCGGCGGATTTATCGTGCTTGAAAAAGAAGAGCACATCACCCCTTCCCATACGGTTTATGCCGAACTGAAAGGATTCGGCAACAACAATGATGCCTACCACCCCTCCTCCACTTCGGAGAATGCCGATGGCCCCTTTCTTTGTATGCAGGGCGCATTGCAAACAGCGGGGCTTGAACCGGGCGCGATCGATTTCATCAATGCGCATGGTACGGCTACAGAAAACAATGATGAAACGGAGAGTGTGGCCATGTTGCGGCTGTTTGACCAGGTTCCTGCATTTGCCAGTACCAAATCCTACACCGGCCACACCCTGGGTGCCGCCGGTGCTGTGGAAGCCATTTACAGCATCCTGAACCTGTATCACCAGGAGGTCTACCCTTCTTTAAATTTTGAAACACCGGTTGAAAAAACAGGACTTACACCGGTGTTAAGCTACCAGCAACGGCCTCTGAGGCATGTAATGTCCAATTCATTTGGTTTCGGAGGTAATTGCAGCTCGCTTATTTTTGGGCGGTATTAA
- the pheS gene encoding phenylalanine--tRNA ligase subunit alpha, which translates to MQTLETYKKEITEFSGTGEQAAEAFRIKWLGSKGQVKQVMGAMKNVPAEQKKEAGQLLNEFKLFTEAKYAQLKETAEAAANGAQNSRPDLSLPGDEMPLGSRHPISLMRQKIISVFQRLGFAVAEGPEIEDDWHNFTALNMPAHHPARDMQDTFYVDAGENTAVDWLLRTHTSNTQIREMEKGKLPIRVICPGRVYRNETISARSHCFFHQVEGLYIDENVSFADLKQTLYFFVREMYGKDVRVRFRPSYFPFTEPSAEMDVSCFICGGKGCNICKKTGWVEILGCGMVHPNVLQNCGIDPEKYTGFAFGMGVERPAMLKYGINDIRLFSENDVRFLKQFTAAT; encoded by the coding sequence ATTCAAACCTTAGAGACGTATAAAAAAGAGATCACTGAATTCTCCGGTACCGGCGAACAGGCAGCCGAAGCCTTCCGCATCAAATGGCTGGGCTCCAAGGGCCAGGTAAAACAGGTAATGGGAGCAATGAAGAATGTACCGGCTGAACAAAAAAAAGAAGCCGGTCAGCTGCTGAATGAATTCAAATTATTCACAGAGGCAAAATACGCACAGCTGAAGGAAACTGCTGAAGCTGCCGCCAACGGCGCCCAGAACAGCAGACCGGACCTTTCCCTTCCCGGTGATGAAATGCCATTGGGAAGCCGCCACCCGATATCCCTGATGCGTCAGAAGATCATTTCCGTTTTCCAGCGGCTGGGATTTGCTGTGGCCGAAGGACCGGAGATCGAAGACGACTGGCATAATTTTACGGCATTGAACATGCCGGCCCACCACCCGGCACGCGATATGCAGGACACGTTTTACGTGGATGCCGGCGAAAACACGGCCGTTGACTGGCTGCTGCGTACCCACACCAGCAATACCCAGATCCGGGAAATGGAAAAGGGAAAATTACCGATCCGTGTGATCTGCCCCGGACGCGTATACCGGAACGAAACCATCAGCGCCCGGAGCCATTGCTTCTTTCACCAGGTGGAAGGGCTGTATATCGACGAGAATGTATCCTTCGCCGACCTGAAGCAAACACTGTATTTCTTTGTGCGTGAAATGTACGGGAAAGACGTACGGGTGCGCTTCCGTCCTTCTTATTTCCCCTTTACCGAACCCAGTGCAGAAATGGATGTGAGCTGTTTTATCTGTGGCGGCAAAGGGTGTAATATCTGTAAAAAGACCGGCTGGGTGGAGATACTGGGTTGCGGAATGGTGCATCCCAATGTACTGCAGAATTGTGGCATCGATCCGGAAAAATATACCGGCTTTGCCTTTGGTATGGGTGTGGAACGCCCGGCGATGCTGAAATATGGTATCAACGATATCCGGCTGTTCAGTGAGAATGATGTCCGTTTCCTGAAACAATTTACCGCTGCCACTTAA
- a CDS encoding ROK family protein, which translates to MASITLAIDIGGSKVKGCTLDEKGEMMQEYTKMPTPVPATPENLVQSIKDLVKDFRYDRISAGFPGYVRNNIVYTAPNLGSQYWNKVDLAALLTQVLGKPARVVNDADMLGLGCIAGNGFEMMITLGTGFGTAFFLDGKLLPHLEIGQHPCFNSKTYDQYIGQRAYDDLGKKEWNKRLQAVLRILQTTFNYDHLFIGGGLAKKITLELKENMSIVTNVDGIDGGVRLWHQ; encoded by the coding sequence ATGGCATCCATAACACTGGCAATCGACATTGGCGGCTCCAAGGTAAAAGGCTGTACGCTTGACGAAAAGGGTGAGATGATGCAGGAGTATACCAAAATGCCCACTCCTGTTCCTGCCACTCCGGAAAACCTGGTGCAGTCCATAAAAGATCTTGTAAAAGATTTCCGTTACGACCGGATCTCTGCGGGATTTCCCGGTTATGTGAGAAATAATATCGTATATACCGCACCCAACTTGGGTTCTCAATACTGGAACAAAGTAGATCTGGCAGCATTACTGACCCAGGTACTGGGAAAACCTGCAAGAGTGGTGAATGACGCCGATATGCTGGGACTGGGCTGTATTGCGGGAAACGGGTTTGAAATGATGATAACACTGGGCACTGGTTTTGGTACGGCTTTTTTTCTTGACGGGAAATTGCTGCCACACCTGGAAATAGGACAGCATCCCTGCTTTAATAGTAAAACCTATGATCAGTATATCGGCCAGCGGGCGTATGACGATCTGGGTAAAAAAGAATGGAACAAGCGCCTGCAGGCAGTACTGCGGATACTGCAGACCACTTTTAATTACGATCATTTGTTCATAGGGGGCGGACTGGCAAAAAAAATAACGCTGGAGCTGAAAGAAAATATGAGTATTGTAACCAACGTGGATGGTATTGACGGCGGTGTACGTTTATGGCACCAGTAA
- a CDS encoding Lrp/AsnC ligand binding domain-containing protein — protein sequence MNNKLNLDKLDLQIIQHMMEDAEISYADLGKKLFVSGGTIHVRIKKLQKDGIVKGTKLNTDLKLLGYDVIAFIGIYLKESSLYDSVAKELYKLKEVVRLNYTTGNYSMFAEIICKDISELRNVLHEKLQKIKGIERTETLISLEESFARNVRVLD from the coding sequence ATGAACAATAAATTGAATCTAGACAAACTCGATCTGCAGATCATCCAGCACATGATGGAAGATGCTGAAATTTCCTATGCCGACCTCGGCAAAAAACTTTTTGTATCCGGAGGAACGATACATGTGCGGATAAAGAAACTGCAGAAGGACGGCATAGTGAAAGGTACAAAATTAAATACAGATTTAAAACTGTTAGGGTATGATGTGATTGCTTTTATCGGGATCTATCTGAAGGAAAGCTCACTGTACGACTCGGTGGCAAAAGAGTTGTATAAACTGAAAGAAGTGGTGCGACTGAACTATACGACCGGGAACTACAGTATGTTTGCGGAAATCATTTGTAAGGATATCAGTGAACTGCGGAACGTACTGCATGAGAAACTGCAAAAGATCAAAGGCATTGAAAGAACTGAAACGCTGATCTCTCTTGAGGAAAGTTTTGCCAGAAATGTAAGGGTGCTGGATTAG
- a CDS encoding response regulator, producing the protein MDNKGYKILVADDEPDILDILSYNLIKEGYDVTTAKDGEEAIDLANKVKPHLIILDMMMPKKTGVQVCQVLRAQSTFKDTLIMFLTALNDESTQIRGLETGADDYVNKPVSPKVLLSRVSALLRRIHKEDNKIIKVGPVTIDPEKFVVQNGDKEIILAKKEFELLYLLALKPGRVFLRNEILNAIWGNDVIVGDRTIDVHIRKIRQKLELDCITTVKGVGYKFEV; encoded by the coding sequence ATGGACAATAAAGGGTATAAAATTCTGGTTGCGGATGACGAACCTGACATCCTCGACATTTTATCTTATAACCTGATCAAAGAAGGCTATGATGTGACCACCGCCAAGGATGGCGAGGAGGCGATCGATCTGGCCAATAAGGTGAAGCCCCACCTGATCATCCTGGATATGATGATGCCAAAGAAAACAGGCGTCCAGGTATGCCAGGTGCTCAGGGCACAATCCACCTTTAAGGATACCCTGATCATGTTCCTTACTGCATTGAATGATGAATCCACGCAGATACGCGGACTGGAGACCGGCGCAGACGATTATGTGAACAAGCCGGTGAGCCCCAAAGTGTTATTGAGCCGGGTGAGCGCTTTGTTAAGACGGATCCACAAGGAAGATAATAAGATCATTAAGGTAGGGCCGGTAACCATTGATCCTGAAAAGTTTGTAGTGCAGAACGGGGATAAGGAGATCATACTGGCAAAAAAAGAATTCGAACTGCTCTACCTCCTGGCATTAAAACCGGGCCGTGTTTTTTTAAGAAATGAGATCCTGAACGCGATATGGGGCAATGATGTGATTGTGGGCGACCGTACCATTGATGTGCATATCCGGAAAATACGGCAGAAGCTGGAACTGGATTGCATCACCACTGTTAAAGGGGTGGGCTATAAGTTCGAGGTATAA